One region of Zerene cesonia ecotype Mississippi chromosome 15, Zerene_cesonia_1.1, whole genome shotgun sequence genomic DNA includes:
- the LOC119832423 gene encoding uncharacterized protein LOC119832423, with protein MSGEGERASRPNSLLLEAPAPEREPLRFDVNLVGAPPEVEQLVNNIKQVAEDFLYHWKTFPIVLPQSRFTGPGNHPSDIIIAPPCDEIDAAALDAGIEPHPLSPKQLHSIREKGEFEVPSRHFPGQTHVWRVAGWLQRGRVRAREDLYCHVARAVALIVVVARDRLVRDERLSVIAGVKALLKGLHRLLDLIIGMPWLEARDLDKKIREERSRYLVAELICKPENREDISALAAWVSRAMRRAAAEKADARDPPRAAPRVPYAYTTPQRTQVDLRLYRRELLRRAAPALQAILERESRGWFLHFREKRAAHLASQKVPLKDIEEEVSRGAMREYVSRVCGAVAASAQLAALGADVPDLLADQLRAYVALTRAEDGVRRKLEAGLATAEARIRASHPILSRADAWRSEKLAIAAQRLRTELRWTAMEDAAAAMQAHKLHQHRYFLLRDLTFLRDREPLLMKELRAAKAPTNEFRFATRIWLARNWAVVRHFRGRAERIPTVISARPTSIVTPRSDPSQPVFLAHRDTLRAASTRWPAWRLLTLAHRAWSWTWNIMFLLGVVVPWCSPLSLRTLLCVKPFVPDLELSQVNGTLFPKRSSETQTMWSRLLQLWRYVSKERTRFETEPDTGLLGKGLSRQAHRVWAYGLVGGLGSLALLLLFPLAALAVSALSLAAALTVPLWAPALALALHVGAALLYELDAPNPGKLNRWFVLFEVLVWRIAILGILQPLLAVVVAVVLCPISALILLKAIGACAQELSRQLGAAARADDWWAARGLEPADWHALAANMLAEVFDAEILVPLEEGEARLPLEAGGAAPVWEARTARDHAPPDVLAERDHWPHPAGPWGMCGEWGGAPLPRVAAPALDAGAFSPRAPHLPPVPHPAAVALVLHNRESDNPVPLESELCAEILRSLEDAPDCDDRRDGVERYRGGGSAATSETSGSTSPDDERARPLAGSPDSALCRISPAGERAACRWTLTGRGVRLRADLASPEDVSLDAERHGTSV; from the exons ATGTCTGGGGAGGGCGAGCGGGCTTCGCGGCCTAATTCCTTGTTGCTAGAAGCGCCGGCTCCCGAACGAGAGCCCTTGCGATTCGATGTAAATCTGGTTGGAGCTCCTCCTGAAGTTGAGCAGctcgtaaataatataaaacaagtgGCAGAGGATTTTCTCTATCATTGGAAAACTTTTCCTATTG tGCTCCCTCAGTCTCGATTTACGGGGCCAGGTAATCACCCATCTGACATCATCATAGCACCACCATGTGATGAGATTGATGCTGCAGCACTTGATGCAGGCATAGAGCCCCATCCTCTATCACCAAAACAATTGCATTCTATTAGAGAGAAAGG GGAATTCGAGGTGCCATCTCGCCATTTCCCCGGGCAGACTCACGTGTGGCGTGTGGCCGGTTGGCTGCAGCGTGGGAGGGTTCGTGCGAGGGAGGACTTGTACTGTCACGTGGCGAGGGCTGTCGCTCTGATAGTGGTGGTGGCGAGGGATAGGCTGGTGCGGGATGAGCGGCTGTCGGTTATTGCTGGGGTTAAGGCTTTGTTGAAGGGGTTGCATAG GCTTTTGGATTTAATTATTGGTATGCCATGGCTAGAAGCTCGCGATCTTGATAAGAAAATAAGAGAAGAACGATCGCGGTATTTAGTCGCGGAATTGATATGCAAg CCAGAGAATCGCGAGGACATATCGGCGCTCGCCGCGTGGGTGTCGCGCGCGATgcggcgcgccgccgccgagAAGGCGGACGCGCGCGAcccgccgcgcgccgcgccgcgcgtGCCATACGCCTACACCACGCCGCAGCGGACGCAG GTGGATTTAAGGCTGTACAGACGCGAGCTGctccgccgcgccgcgcccgcgctcCAAGCGATACTGGAGCGCGAGTCGCGCGGCTGGTTCCTGCACTTCCGTGAGAAACGCGCCGCGCACCTCGCCAGCCAGAAGGTGCCGTTGAAGGATATTGAGGAG GAGGTGTCGCGCGGCGCGATGCGCGAGTACGTGTCGCGCGTGTGCGGCGCGGTGGCGGCGAGCGCGCAGCTGGCGGCGCTCGGCGCCGACGTGCCCGACCTGCTCGCCGACCAGCTGCGCGCCTACGTCGCGCTCACCAG AGCGGAAGATGGTGTGCGTCGCAAGCTCGAAGCGGGGCTAGCGACAGCCGAAGCACGCATCCGCGCCTCGCACCCGATCCTGTCGCGAGCGGACGCGTGGCGAAGCGAGAAGCTCGCGATAGCGGCGCAGCGCCTGCGCACCGAGCTGCGGTGGACCGCCATGGAGGACGCCGCGGCCGCTATGCAGGCGCACAAACTGCACCAGCACCGGTACTTCCTGTTGCGGGATCTCACGTTCCTGAGGGACAGGGAGCCGCTGTTGATGAAG GAGCTGCGCGCGGCGAAGGCGCCGACGAACGAGTTCCGTTTCGCGACGCGCATCTGGCTGGCGCGCAACTGGGCCGTGGTGCGGCACTTCCGCGGGCGCGCCGAGCGCATCCCCACCGTCATCAGCGCGCGCCCCACCAGCATCGTCACCCCGCGCTCCGACCCCTCGCAGCCCGTGTTCCTGGCGCACCGCGACACGCTGCGCGCCGCCTCCACGCGCTGGCCGGCCTGGCGGCTGCTCACGCTGGCGCACAG AGCATGGTCGTGGACGTGGAACATCATGTTCCTACTGGGCGTGGTGGTGCCATGGTGTTCGCCGCTCTCGCTTCGCACGCTGCTCTGTGTCAAACCCTTCGTGCCCGACCTGGAGCTGTCGCAG GTGAATGGCACCCTATTCCCAAAGAGGAGTAGCGAAACGCAAACGATGTGGTCTCGTCTCCTGCAGCTGTGGCGGTACGTGTCCAAGGAGCGGACCAGGTTCGAGACTGAGCCGGATACAG GTCTGCTGGGCAAGGGCCTCAGCCGGCAAGCGCACCGCGTGTGGGCGTACGGGCTGGTGGGCGGGCTCGGCTCGCTCGCGCTGCTGCTGCTGTTCCCGCTCGCGGCGCTCGCGGTGAGCGCGCTCTCGCTCGCGGCCGCGCTCACCGTGCCGCTGTGGGCGCCGGCGCTCGCGCTCGCGCTGCACGTGGGCGCCGCGCTGCTCTACGAGCTAGACGCGCCTAACCCGGGGAAGCTTAACAG ATGGTTCGTGTTATTCGAAGTGTTAGTATGGCGCATCGCAATACTAGGAATACTCCAGCCGCTGCTCGCAGTCGTGGTCGCCGTTGTACTGTGCCCGATTTCGGCGCTTATACTACTT AAAGCGATCGGCGCGTGCGCGCAGGAGCTGTCGCGGCAGctgggcgcggcggcgcgcgcggacGACTGGTGGGCGGCGCGCGGCCTCGAGCCCGCCGACTGGCACGCGCTCGCCGCCAACATGCTCGCTGAG GTGTTCGACGCGGAGATCTTGGTGCCGCTGGAGGAGGGCGAGGCGCGGCTGCCGCTGGAGGCCGGCGGCGCCGCGCCCGTGTGGGAGGCGCGCACCGCGCGGGACCACGCGCCGCCCGACGTGCTCGCCGAGCGGGACCACTGGCCGCACCCTGCTG GTCCGTGGGGCATGTGCGGCGAGTGGGGCGGCGCGCCGCTGCCGCGCGTGGCGGCGCCGGCGCTGGACGCGGGCGCGTTCAGCCCGCGCGCGCCGCACCTGCCGCCCGTGCCGCACCCCGCCGCCGTCGCGCTCGTGCTGCACAACAG AGAGTCCGACAACCCCGTGCCATTGGAGTCTGAACTGTGCGCGGAGATCCTGCGCAGCTTGGAGGATGCGCCTGACTGCGATGACAGGCGAG ACGGTGTAGAGAGGTACCGCGGCGGCGGCAGCGCGGCGACCAGCGAGACGAGCGGCTCCACGTCGCCGGACGACGAGCGCGCGCGCCCGCTCGCCGGCTCGCCCGACTCCGCGCTCTGCAG GATATCCCCGGCGGGCGAGCGCGCCGCGTGCCGCTGGACGCTGACGGGGCGCGGCGTGCGCCTGCGCGCCGACCTCGCCAGCCCCGAGGACGTCTCGCTCGACGCCGAGCGCCACGGCACCTCCGTGTGA